The Mycolicibacterium smegmatis genome has a window encoding:
- a CDS encoding LLM class F420-dependent oxidoreductase produces MTDAQNPGVKVDRGISSRLSDVAQTARDLETAGCDGCWTGEINHDPFLPLALAAEHTRRIQIGTSIAVAFARNPMTVAHLGWDLQAYSGGRFILGLGTQIRPHIEKRFSMPWSHPVRRMREYIAALQAIWTCWRDGTSLRFEGEFYTHKIMTPMFTPEPSPAPFPKVFVAAVGERMTEMCGEAADGLLAHAFTTRRYLDEVTLPALQRGMDRTGRSRNDFEVSCPVFLVTGSDEHQMAEAAVATRKQLAFYGSTPAYRKVLELHGWGDLHTELHRLSLAGEWDTMGTLIDDDVLDAFAVVAPLDELADALRRRCEGAIDRVLPGFPAAVPPATVNAVLDEFRDRPPVTRL; encoded by the coding sequence GTGACCGACGCGCAGAACCCCGGCGTCAAGGTCGACCGTGGGATTTCGAGCCGTCTGTCCGACGTGGCGCAGACCGCTCGTGATCTGGAAACCGCAGGCTGTGACGGATGCTGGACCGGCGAGATCAACCATGATCCGTTCCTGCCGCTCGCGCTCGCTGCCGAGCACACGCGGCGTATCCAGATCGGCACCAGCATCGCTGTGGCGTTCGCACGCAACCCGATGACCGTCGCGCACCTCGGCTGGGATCTGCAGGCCTACTCGGGCGGGCGTTTCATCCTCGGGCTCGGCACGCAGATCCGGCCCCACATCGAGAAGCGGTTCAGCATGCCGTGGAGCCATCCTGTGCGCCGTATGCGCGAGTACATCGCAGCGTTGCAAGCGATCTGGACCTGCTGGCGCGACGGGACAAGTCTGCGCTTCGAGGGCGAGTTCTACACCCACAAGATCATGACGCCCATGTTCACCCCGGAACCGTCGCCTGCGCCGTTTCCCAAGGTCTTCGTCGCGGCCGTAGGAGAGCGCATGACCGAGATGTGCGGTGAGGCCGCCGACGGTCTGCTCGCGCACGCCTTCACCACACGCCGCTACCTCGACGAGGTGACCCTCCCGGCACTGCAGCGCGGCATGGACCGTACCGGCCGCAGCCGCAACGACTTCGAGGTGTCCTGCCCGGTGTTCCTGGTCACCGGTTCCGATGAGCACCAGATGGCTGAGGCCGCCGTCGCCACCCGCAAACAACTGGCGTTCTACGGTTCCACGCCGGCGTACCGCAAGGTGCTCGAACTCCACGGCTGGGGTGATCTGCACACCGAGTTGCACCGGCTGTCGCTGGCCGGCGAGTGGGACACGATGGGCACGCTCATCGACGACGACGTGCTCGACGCGTTCGCCGTCGTGGCGCCGCTGGACGAACTCGCCGACGCCCTGCGCCGCCGCTGCGAAGGCGCGATCGACCGGGTGCTGCCCGGCTTCCCCGCGGCCGTTCCGCCTGCCACCGTCAACGCCGTACTCGACGAATTCCGTGACCGCCCGCCTGTGACCCGCCTGTGA
- a CDS encoding cytochrome P450, whose protein sequence is MTARTIDDAAKVFAMPSAYTDEAKFHEALTHLRVNAPVSWVDVPPYRPFWAITRYADIMAIERANDLFTNSPRPVLMTAEEDEQQAAVGISTLIHMDDPQHRVIRAIGADWFRPKAMRALKIRVDELAKIHVDKMVAAGGECDFVQEITVNYPLYVIMSLLGIPEADFPLMLKLTQELFGNKDDEYQRSADEGDSMAALLEMFQYFTELTASRRANPTDDLASAIANATVNGEPLNDIETVSYYAIVAAAGHDTTSATISGGMLALLEHPDQLERLRNDPSLMGTATEEMIRWVTPVKAFMRTAATDTVVRDVPIAAGESLLLAYPSGNRDEEVFTDPFRFDVGRDPNKHVAFGYGVHFCLGAALARMEINSFFAELIPRLESIELTGSPRHTATTFVGGLKHLPVRYALR, encoded by the coding sequence ATGACCGCCAGGACGATCGATGACGCCGCCAAGGTTTTCGCGATGCCGTCGGCCTACACCGACGAGGCGAAATTCCATGAGGCACTGACCCATCTGCGGGTGAACGCGCCGGTGTCCTGGGTGGACGTACCGCCGTACAGACCGTTCTGGGCCATCACCAGGTACGCCGACATCATGGCGATCGAACGTGCGAACGACCTGTTCACCAACTCACCGCGGCCGGTTCTGATGACGGCCGAGGAGGACGAACAGCAGGCTGCCGTGGGTATCAGCACGTTGATCCACATGGACGATCCGCAACACCGCGTCATCCGCGCCATCGGTGCGGACTGGTTCCGCCCCAAGGCCATGCGCGCGTTGAAGATCCGCGTCGACGAACTCGCGAAGATCCACGTCGACAAGATGGTGGCGGCCGGCGGTGAATGTGATTTCGTCCAGGAGATCACGGTCAACTATCCGCTGTACGTGATCATGTCGCTGCTCGGGATCCCCGAGGCCGACTTCCCGCTGATGCTCAAACTCACCCAGGAACTGTTCGGCAACAAAGACGACGAGTACCAGCGCAGCGCCGACGAGGGTGACTCGATGGCCGCGCTGCTGGAGATGTTCCAGTACTTCACCGAACTCACGGCGTCGCGACGTGCGAATCCCACCGACGACCTTGCGTCGGCGATCGCCAACGCCACGGTGAACGGCGAGCCGCTCAACGACATCGAGACCGTGTCCTACTACGCGATCGTCGCCGCAGCCGGGCACGACACCACCAGCGCGACGATCTCGGGCGGCATGCTGGCGCTGCTCGAACACCCCGATCAGCTCGAGCGGTTGCGCAACGACCCGTCGTTGATGGGCACCGCCACCGAGGAGATGATCCGCTGGGTGACCCCGGTGAAGGCGTTCATGCGCACCGCGGCCACCGACACCGTGGTGCGCGACGTGCCTATCGCCGCAGGCGAATCCTTGTTGCTGGCATACCCGTCGGGCAACCGCGACGAGGAGGTCTTCACCGACCCCTTCCGGTTCGATGTGGGCCGCGACCCCAACAAGCACGTCGCGTTCGGGTACGGCGTGCACTTCTGCCTGGGAGCGGCGTTGGCGCGTATGGAGATCAACAGTTTCTTCGCTGAGCTGATCCCACGGCTGGAATCGATCGAGCTGACCGGGTCACCGCGGCACACCGCCACGACGTTCGTCGGCGGGCTCAAACACCTGCCGGTGCGTTACGCGTTGCGCTGA
- a CDS encoding YbdD/YjiX family protein encodes MGGLAQRTRQAARKVGWYVSTLMGDNHYRRYVEHRARTHPGEPVLSERDYWKMRHSSADANPGARCC; translated from the coding sequence GTGGGAGGCCTTGCCCAGCGCACACGCCAGGCCGCACGCAAAGTCGGCTGGTACGTCTCGACATTGATGGGCGACAACCACTATCGACGCTACGTCGAGCACCGGGCGCGCACCCATCCCGGTGAGCCGGTGCTCTCCGAGCGCGACTACTGGAAGATGCGCCACAGCAGCGCGGACGCCAACCCCGGCGCCCGCTGCTGCTGA
- a CDS encoding carbon starvation CstA family protein, whose amino-acid sequence MATPDAPPTDRIEEQDGDITYIRTDKDLPPVAIIDRSPITTRHKIIFGIIALVGAIAWAIIAFFRGETVNAVWFVIAAICTYIIGFRFYARLIEMKIVQPRDHIATPAELFENATDYVPTDRRVLFGHHFAAIAGAGPLVGPVLAMQMGYLPGTIWIIIGAVLAGCVQDYLVLSISVRRRGRSLGQMARDELGTVGGVAAIVGVLVIMVILLAVLALVVVNALAESPWGVFSIAMTIPIAIFMGLYLRFLRPGRVSEVSLIGVVLLLLAVVSGGWVAETSWGADWFTLSKVTLSWCIIIYGLAASVLPVWLLLAPRDYLSTFMKVGTIALLAVGILIARPVMEAPAISTFAGSGTGPVFAGSLFPFLFITIACGALSGFHALISSGTTPKLLEKESQMRLIGYGGMLTESFVAIMALITAAILNQHLYFAINAPSAQTGTTAQTAADYVNGLGLSGAPITPEEITAAAEGVGEQSIVSRTGGAPTLAFGMAEVLHQVFGGSALKAFWYHFAIMFEALFILTTVDAGTRVARFMLSDGLSNLGGPLRKLKDPSWRVGAWVCSVIVVAAWGSILLMGVTDPLGGINTLFPLFGIANQLLAAIALTVVTVVVIKRGLIKWAWIPALPLMWDLTVTMTASWQKIFSGDPKVGYWTQHFQYRNARDGGATTFGAAKDAGQLDAVIRNTFIQGTLSVVFAVLVLIVFIAGVVMALQALRGTGRPLAEDEPVPSRIFAPSGLIPTAVEKEVSKQWEALPSAHARPHAKSAGTSRH is encoded by the coding sequence GTGGCTACACCTGATGCACCACCGACGGATCGCATCGAGGAACAAGACGGCGACATCACCTATATCCGCACCGACAAGGACCTACCGCCGGTAGCGATCATCGACCGCTCGCCGATCACCACGCGGCACAAGATCATCTTCGGGATCATCGCCCTGGTCGGCGCGATCGCCTGGGCGATCATCGCGTTCTTCCGCGGGGAGACGGTCAACGCCGTCTGGTTCGTGATCGCCGCGATCTGCACCTACATCATCGGCTTCCGGTTCTACGCGCGGCTGATCGAGATGAAGATCGTTCAGCCGCGCGATCACATCGCCACTCCGGCTGAGCTTTTCGAGAACGCCACCGATTACGTCCCGACCGACCGCCGGGTGTTGTTCGGTCACCACTTCGCTGCGATCGCCGGTGCCGGGCCGCTCGTGGGGCCGGTCCTGGCCATGCAGATGGGTTATCTGCCGGGCACCATCTGGATCATCATCGGCGCGGTCCTGGCCGGTTGCGTCCAGGACTACCTGGTGCTGTCGATCTCGGTGCGGCGCCGCGGCCGTTCGCTGGGACAGATGGCCCGCGATGAACTCGGCACGGTCGGCGGCGTCGCGGCGATCGTCGGCGTGCTCGTCATCATGGTGATCCTGCTCGCGGTGCTCGCTCTCGTGGTGGTCAACGCCCTCGCCGAGAGCCCGTGGGGTGTCTTCTCCATCGCGATGACCATTCCGATCGCGATCTTCATGGGCTTGTACCTGCGGTTCCTGCGCCCCGGCCGGGTGTCGGAGGTGTCGCTGATCGGTGTCGTGCTGTTGCTGCTCGCGGTCGTTTCGGGCGGCTGGGTGGCCGAGACGTCGTGGGGCGCAGACTGGTTCACCTTGTCCAAGGTCACGCTGTCGTGGTGCATCATCATCTACGGCCTGGCGGCGTCGGTGCTGCCGGTGTGGTTGTTGCTGGCGCCACGTGACTATCTGTCGACGTTCATGAAGGTCGGCACCATCGCACTGCTGGCCGTCGGCATCCTCATCGCCCGCCCGGTGATGGAGGCGCCCGCGATCTCGACCTTCGCCGGCAGCGGCACGGGCCCGGTGTTCGCCGGTTCGCTGTTCCCCTTCCTGTTCATCACCATCGCGTGCGGTGCCCTGTCCGGCTTCCATGCGCTGATCTCGTCGGGAACCACGCCGAAGCTGCTGGAAAAGGAAAGCCAGATGCGGCTGATCGGCTACGGCGGCATGCTCACCGAGTCGTTCGTGGCGATCATGGCGCTCATCACCGCGGCCATCCTCAACCAGCACCTGTACTTCGCGATCAACGCACCGAGCGCGCAGACCGGCACCACCGCACAGACCGCGGCCGACTACGTCAACGGCCTGGGCCTGTCGGGAGCGCCGATCACCCCCGAGGAGATCACCGCGGCGGCCGAGGGCGTCGGTGAGCAGTCGATCGTGTCGCGCACCGGTGGTGCGCCGACGCTGGCGTTCGGCATGGCCGAGGTGCTGCACCAGGTGTTCGGCGGTTCGGCGCTCAAGGCGTTCTGGTACCACTTCGCGATCATGTTCGAGGCCCTGTTCATCCTCACCACGGTGGACGCGGGCACCCGCGTGGCACGCTTCATGCTCTCCGACGGGCTGTCCAACCTCGGTGGTCCGCTGCGCAAGCTCAAGGATCCCAGCTGGCGCGTCGGCGCCTGGGTGTGCAGCGTCATCGTGGTGGCCGCGTGGGGCAGCATTCTGCTGATGGGCGTCACCGACCCGCTGGGCGGCATCAACACGCTCTTCCCGTTGTTCGGCATCGCGAATCAGTTGCTCGCTGCGATCGCCCTGACCGTCGTGACGGTCGTGGTGATCAAACGCGGATTGATCAAGTGGGCGTGGATTCCGGCGCTGCCGCTGATGTGGGATCTGACGGTGACCATGACGGCGTCGTGGCAGAAGATCTTCTCCGGGGATCCGAAGGTCGGTTACTGGACGCAGCACTTCCAGTACCGCAACGCGCGTGACGGCGGTGCGACGACATTCGGCGCGGCCAAGGACGCCGGCCAGCTTGACGCGGTCATCCGCAACACGTTCATCCAGGGCACGCTGTCGGTCGTGTTCGCTGTGCTGGTGCTCATCGTGTTCATCGCCGGTGTGGTGATGGCACTGCAGGCGCTGCGCGGGACGGGGCGGCCACTGGCGGAGGACGAGCCCGTGCCGTCGCGCATCTTCGCTCCGTCGGGGTTGATCCCCACGGCCGTGGAGAAGGAGGTGAGCAAGCAGTGGGAGGCCTTGCCCAGCGCACACGCCAGGCCGCACGCAAAGTCGGCTGGTACGTCTCGACATTGA
- a CDS encoding AraC family transcriptional regulator produces the protein MSRLTRLGFIDIRRTSDPVRRKVRSRGVPPALADHEIFYTEDVREAARLVGRTLSPLTLTVDAADAGGFAATMHGVRLRNVSLLYLDLHVAAALDIPESGRYFAVHMPLNGSATVTHPAAEFDAGTTRSLVTSPGDPVRMSFAHDSPQMLVRIEEEAMNAHLTRLLGRNLVGPLRFEPEFDLTTEAATRWHAAVQLIHTEVYHAGSLVQRGCAIGPVEELVMSSLLYLQPSTYYSDITRPTPATPRRAVIQQAVDYIEDHLAEKITMESLAEALHMSVRSIQQGFRTELGMSPTTFIRERRLERVREELTDAIPSDGVTVTAVAERWGFHHLGSFAVEYRKRWGETPSETLRR, from the coding sequence ATGTCACGGCTGACCCGGCTCGGGTTCATCGACATCCGCCGCACCAGCGATCCCGTGCGGCGAAAGGTGCGCAGCCGCGGCGTCCCGCCCGCGCTGGCCGATCACGAGATCTTCTACACCGAGGACGTCCGCGAGGCCGCGCGTCTGGTCGGTCGCACGCTGTCGCCCCTGACGCTCACGGTCGACGCCGCCGATGCCGGAGGTTTCGCGGCGACCATGCACGGCGTCCGGTTGCGCAACGTCAGCCTGCTCTACCTCGACCTGCACGTGGCCGCGGCCCTCGACATCCCGGAATCCGGGCGCTACTTCGCGGTGCACATGCCGCTCAACGGCAGCGCCACGGTGACCCATCCAGCGGCCGAGTTCGACGCAGGCACCACACGGTCGCTGGTCACCAGCCCGGGCGACCCGGTCCGGATGAGCTTCGCACACGACTCGCCGCAGATGCTGGTGCGCATCGAGGAGGAGGCGATGAATGCCCACCTCACGCGCCTGCTCGGGCGGAACCTGGTCGGACCGCTGAGGTTCGAGCCCGAGTTCGACCTCACCACCGAGGCGGCCACCCGCTGGCACGCCGCGGTACAGCTGATCCACACCGAGGTGTACCACGCCGGTTCGCTGGTGCAGCGCGGCTGCGCCATCGGTCCCGTCGAGGAACTCGTGATGAGCAGCCTGCTGTACCTGCAGCCGTCGACCTACTACTCCGACATCACCCGCCCCACACCGGCAACCCCGCGCCGGGCGGTGATCCAGCAGGCCGTCGACTACATCGAGGACCATCTGGCCGAGAAGATCACCATGGAGTCGCTGGCCGAGGCGCTGCACATGAGCGTCCGGTCGATCCAGCAGGGCTTTCGCACCGAACTCGGAATGAGCCCAACCACGTTCATCCGCGAACGTCGCCTGGAACGCGTGCGCGAGGAACTGACCGACGCCATCCCGTCCGACGGCGTCACGGTGACCGCGGTCGCCGAACGCTGGGGCTTCCACCACCTCGGCAGCTTCGCCGTGGAGTACCGAAAACGGTGGGGTGAGACGCCATCTGAAACGCTGCGGCGGTGA
- a CDS encoding DUF1641 domain-containing protein, with the protein MASNGHSAGQNAIDELPDISPADGIRRRLDDPQVAEALNSLLDHADLLAVLVKGLDGFVRRGDDIANNLTSAIGELKALNAADTPIPALAALKDVDLAGLANSLATLSGGLVKATPALNAVLDSLTDQRGAEVLSALGDALVAARTSAPPAPRGVRGMWKTLRAAAKDPDVGRGVSYLIEVARVFGSKV; encoded by the coding sequence ATGGCCAGCAACGGTCACAGTGCCGGTCAGAATGCGATCGACGAACTTCCAGACATCTCGCCGGCCGACGGGATCCGTCGGCGTCTCGACGATCCCCAGGTTGCCGAGGCCCTCAACAGCTTGCTCGACCATGCGGACCTGCTCGCGGTCCTCGTCAAGGGTCTCGACGGATTCGTGCGTCGCGGTGACGACATCGCGAACAACCTGACGTCGGCGATCGGGGAGTTGAAGGCGCTCAACGCGGCTGACACGCCCATCCCCGCACTCGCGGCGCTCAAGGACGTCGACCTGGCGGGGTTGGCGAACTCGCTGGCAACGTTGTCCGGGGGACTGGTGAAGGCGACGCCGGCGCTCAACGCGGTGCTGGATTCGTTGACCGACCAGCGTGGCGCCGAGGTGCTGTCGGCACTGGGGGACGCGCTGGTGGCGGCGCGCACATCGGCGCCGCCCGCGCCGCGCGGTGTGCGGGGGATGTGGAAGACGCTGCGCGCGGCGGCCAAGGATCCCGACGTCGGCCGTGGTGTGTCGTACCTGATCGAAGTCGCCCGCGTCTTCGGCAGCAAGGTGTGA